A single window of Leptospira wolffii serovar Khorat str. Khorat-H2 DNA harbors:
- a CDS encoding malic enzyme-like NAD(P)-binding protein: MREKSLEYHSLHPKGKIEVVPTKPTRDSFDLSLAYSPGVAYPCLEIKDNPELVYEYTNRGNLVGIITNGTAILGLGDIGPSAGKPVMEGKAVLFKKFAGIDVFDIEIDAKDPEEFVKAVKMLEPTFGGINLEDIKAPESFYIEEELIKSMNIPVFHDDQHGTAIITVAGLLNAFELNGKRPSEVKMVICGAGAAGIAIAELVQHIGIRKEHIFLVDTKGVIHTDRTDLNSTKLKYAQKTSARTLADVMRDSDIFVGVSTANMVDEEMVRSMAPNPVILALANPDPEIPYSVAKKVRPDIIMGTGRSDMPNQVNNVLGFPFIFRGALDVRAKHITLEMKLAAARALAELTRMEVPEAVSLAYGGEKFVFGPDYLIPKPFDQRVLYHVAPAVAEAAVQSGTARKPYPGREKYVSFLEGLMKA, from the coding sequence ATGAGAGAAAAATCCCTCGAATACCATTCCCTCCACCCGAAGGGTAAAATAGAAGTAGTTCCTACAAAACCGACCCGGGATTCCTTCGACCTATCCTTAGCCTATTCTCCGGGAGTCGCCTACCCTTGTCTGGAAATTAAGGATAATCCGGAGTTGGTGTACGAATATACGAATCGGGGAAATTTAGTCGGGATCATCACTAATGGAACGGCGATCTTAGGCTTGGGAGATATAGGTCCTAGTGCCGGAAAACCGGTGATGGAAGGTAAGGCCGTCCTCTTCAAAAAATTCGCAGGCATAGACGTATTCGATATCGAGATAGACGCCAAGGATCCGGAAGAATTCGTAAAGGCCGTCAAGATGCTCGAGCCTACTTTCGGCGGGATTAATCTGGAGGACATCAAGGCTCCGGAAAGTTTTTATATAGAAGAAGAATTGATCAAGAGCATGAATATCCCGGTCTTTCACGACGACCAACACGGTACTGCTATCATTACCGTAGCCGGGTTATTGAACGCTTTCGAATTGAACGGAAAACGCCCTAGCGAAGTTAAGATGGTGATTTGTGGAGCCGGTGCAGCCGGTATCGCGATTGCTGAATTGGTGCAACATATCGGGATCCGAAAAGAACATATTTTCTTAGTGGATACCAAGGGTGTGATTCATACGGATAGGACCGATCTAAATTCCACAAAATTGAAATATGCGCAGAAAACTTCCGCCCGCACTCTCGCGGACGTTATGCGTGACTCCGATATTTTCGTGGGAGTATCGACGGCCAATATGGTGGACGAGGAGATGGTTCGTTCCATGGCTCCTAATCCGGTCATCTTGGCTCTCGCAAATCCGGATCCTGAAATTCCTTATTCCGTGGCCAAGAAGGTTAGACCCGACATCATCATGGGGACCGGCAGAAGCGATATGCCGAATCAGGTAAATAACGTTCTAGGTTTTCCTTTTATTTTCAGAGGTGCCTTGGATGTCAGAGCTAAACATATCACTTTGGAAATGAAATTGGCCGCTGCAAGAGCCTTGGCGGAATTAACCAGAATGGAAGTACCGGAAGCGGTGAGTCTTGCTTACGGCGGAGAAAAATTCGTCTTCGGACCCGATTATCTGATTCCAAAGCCCTTCGATCAAAGGGTCCTTTATCACGTCGCGCCTGCAGTGGCGGAAGCGGCCGTTCAAAGCGGCACCGCTCGAAAACCTTATCCGGGAAGGGAAAAATATGTATCCTTCTTGGAAGGTCTGATGAAAGCCTAA
- the rnpA gene encoding ribonuclease P protein component, translating to MEETLTSKKDIRELFSSGKRAIQPPLTIIYRSNHLEKNRFLYCPERSVGKAVRRNRIRRRLRAAVAEIANSFPKGFDIAILAKPALFEKDHAELLVCLGLLARKIK from the coding sequence ATCGAAGAGACACTTACATCCAAGAAGGATATCCGGGAATTATTCTCTTCCGGAAAAAGGGCGATCCAACCTCCGCTTACGATTATTTACCGCTCCAATCATTTGGAGAAAAATAGATTCCTATACTGCCCGGAAAGGTCGGTAGGTAAAGCGGTCCGGAGAAACCGGATACGGAGAAGATTGAGAGCGGCGGTCGCTGAGATCGCAAACTCTTTCCCTAAGGGCTTCGACATCGCCATCCTCGCGAAACCGGCTCTTTTTGAGAAGGATCACGCCGAACTTCTCGTATGTTTGGGTCTACTGGCTCGGAAAATAAAATGA
- the jag gene encoding RNA-binding cell elongation regulator Jag/EloR, which translates to MENYIFEAEGKTKAEAEEITLTTLRLEQGDVRFETVESGKSGFLGLTQKKPAVVRAFVSNVDLPAEKIIHGVVLTLLRKMGVEAEVVGMGDVDGKIYIELSSRESGLIIGKRGATLDALQFLVNLMVDSKIRHGRKIVLDTESYRDKRELSLIRLSKSVASSVAKSGKSKLLEPMNPFERRIVHMALQENEKVFTRSEGNGTYKKVRIIPMKDKHKYKDVVEKSPNGDLLEEVNDY; encoded by the coding sequence ATGGAAAACTACATTTTCGAAGCCGAAGGAAAAACAAAAGCCGAAGCCGAAGAAATCACATTAACGACTTTGAGATTGGAACAAGGAGACGTTCGTTTTGAAACGGTCGAATCCGGTAAGTCCGGGTTTCTAGGTCTAACTCAAAAAAAACCGGCGGTAGTCCGAGCTTTCGTTTCGAATGTCGACCTTCCGGCGGAAAAGATCATTCACGGCGTGGTGCTGACCCTTCTGCGCAAAATGGGTGTGGAAGCGGAAGTGGTCGGAATGGGAGACGTAGACGGCAAGATCTATATCGAATTGAGTAGCCGCGAATCCGGTCTGATCATCGGAAAGCGTGGAGCGACTTTGGACGCTCTGCAATTTCTTGTGAATCTGATGGTCGATTCCAAGATCCGCCACGGAAGAAAAATCGTTTTGGACACGGAGTCTTATCGCGATAAGAGAGAATTGTCTTTGATCCGTCTGAGTAAATCAGTCGCTTCTTCCGTCGCTAAGTCCGGAAAATCCAAACTCCTGGAACCTATGAATCCGTTCGAAAGAAGAATCGTTCATATGGCGCTCCAAGAAAACGAAAAGGTCTTCACCAGATCGGAAGGAAACGGGACCTACAAAAAAGTCCGTATCATTCCTATGAAAGACAAACACAAATACAAGGATGTCGTTGAGAAGAGCCCGAACGGAGATCTTCTCGAGGAAGTAAACGACTACTGA
- the yidC gene encoding membrane protein insertase YidC, whose protein sequence is MDDRQNRLFLALLLTMGIWFLGNYFLNPDMGKPKQPAPVENQTSAPAETKEADKQAALTPAKTAPAVDAKDVRKFTFKTESHIVTLSSLGGRIEKFYIKNYKNIEGTEVDIARADYEQVEVDGQKFDAIELSRGKGFDFNFSHRKEEVANSDWNLVNFKAEEDKENRTLVFTGSKDGIVLKKTFRFFPNENYFKTEISIINTGREKLYFGERDKPAYLRTFGSLGPVPNGRDMNGQEFSKYFRVYRMDGSEKDFVDGGEAWGFWEGIRNFFFGAPGGNESFKDVWSTGEGVDFVGSGSRYFLAVADTLNHPAEGILFDNRKKNETGTILAYSNLSIDAGKEETLEFANYVGIREWDGMLFRDSKLDPFRNPKSVFAGLSTDLNKSFNQGIFTPIRNGIVWFLQQSYKYTIPSYGFGILLFALLFKLVFYPLNQKQAEAMKKMSALSPELKKLNEKYANDPAKKQEKIMELYKKHNMNPLSQLGGCLPMLIQLPIFFALYVAFADTIDLWKSPFLWISDLSEPDFIWTSPAIPFVAATGVSINLLVLLMVGTQFVSMKLTSVQTDPNQKMMMYIMPLVMVFFLWSMPSGLTLYWTVTNVLSIAQQWITNVRKKDGTPVKA, encoded by the coding sequence ATGGACGACAGACAAAACAGACTCTTTCTCGCATTATTACTCACCATGGGGATTTGGTTTTTGGGGAATTATTTCCTCAATCCCGATATGGGAAAACCGAAACAACCCGCACCGGTAGAGAATCAAACTTCCGCTCCGGCCGAAACCAAGGAAGCGGATAAGCAAGCCGCTTTGACTCCCGCGAAAACCGCTCCTGCGGTGGATGCAAAAGACGTTCGCAAATTCACCTTTAAAACCGAATCGCATATCGTGACTCTTTCGAGTCTCGGCGGTAGAATCGAGAAATTCTATATTAAGAATTATAAGAATATAGAAGGAACCGAAGTCGATATCGCGAGAGCCGACTACGAGCAAGTCGAAGTGGACGGGCAAAAATTCGACGCGATTGAATTGAGCAGAGGAAAAGGTTTCGATTTCAACTTCTCACATCGCAAGGAAGAAGTCGCCAATTCCGATTGGAATTTGGTGAATTTCAAAGCGGAAGAAGACAAGGAAAATCGAACCTTAGTATTCACCGGTTCCAAAGACGGAATCGTCTTAAAGAAAACTTTCCGATTCTTCCCGAACGAAAATTATTTCAAAACCGAAATTTCCATTATAAATACCGGCCGCGAAAAATTATATTTCGGCGAAAGAGATAAGCCCGCTTATTTAAGAACTTTCGGAAGCTTAGGCCCCGTTCCAAACGGAAGAGACATGAACGGGCAGGAGTTTTCCAAATACTTCCGCGTGTATAGAATGGACGGAAGTGAGAAAGACTTCGTAGACGGAGGAGAGGCCTGGGGATTCTGGGAAGGAATCAGAAACTTCTTCTTTGGTGCTCCAGGAGGAAACGAAAGTTTCAAAGACGTATGGAGTACCGGAGAGGGCGTGGACTTTGTCGGATCCGGAAGCAGATACTTCCTCGCAGTTGCCGATACACTGAATCACCCTGCGGAAGGAATTCTATTCGATAATAGGAAGAAAAACGAGACGGGAACTATCCTCGCTTATTCCAACTTGAGCATCGATGCAGGTAAGGAAGAAACTCTGGAATTCGCAAATTATGTGGGAATCAGAGAATGGGACGGAATGCTCTTCCGGGATTCCAAATTGGATCCTTTCCGCAATCCTAAGTCCGTTTTTGCCGGTTTGAGTACGGACCTGAACAAATCCTTTAACCAAGGAATTTTCACTCCTATCCGTAACGGTATCGTTTGGTTCCTACAGCAATCCTATAAATATACGATTCCGAGCTACGGATTCGGAATTCTTCTCTTTGCTCTTTTATTCAAATTGGTTTTCTATCCTTTGAATCAAAAGCAAGCGGAAGCGATGAAGAAGATGAGCGCTCTTTCTCCGGAACTTAAGAAACTGAATGAGAAATACGCCAACGACCCGGCTAAGAAGCAGGAAAAAATCATGGAGCTTTATAAAAAGCATAACATGAATCCTCTCTCCCAATTGGGCGGATGTCTTCCTATGCTCATCCAATTGCCGATCTTCTTCGCACTGTATGTGGCTTTCGCCGATACGATCGATCTTTGGAAATCGCCTTTCCTTTGGATCAGTGATTTGAGCGAGCCGGACTTTATCTGGACTTCTCCGGCTATTCCTTTCGTCGCTGCGACCGGAGTATCGATAAATCTTCTCGTTCTTTTGATGGTGGGAACCCAATTCGTTTCCATGAAGCTAACCTCCGTTCAAACGGATCCGAACCAAAAAATGATGATGTACATTATGCCGTTGGTTATGGTATTCTTCCTTTGGAGTATGCCGTCCGGATTGACCCTGTATTGGACGGTTACGAACGTTCTTTCTATAGCTCAGCAATGGATCACTAACGTTCGCAAGAAAGACGGAACGCCCGTAAAAGCCTGA
- the mnmE gene encoding tRNA uridine-5-carboxymethylaminomethyl(34) synthesis GTPase MnmE, protein MADTIAAISTASGAGAIGILRVSGPEALRIVFSHLSFLDTQIQISSIKPRYAYTCHFVDGDRKLDQVVFLFFAGPNSFSGEDLCEIHTHGNQILLREALECLFKSGARPARQGEFTKRAFLNGKLDLNEAEAIGRIIGARSRFELELAQKNAFGEISRLASNLRSQLISLKAECEAEIDFSTEDLTYESFEERKKRIQSIIQICSNLLRRSSEAENLLERSKVVLYGEPNTGKSSLMNLILGRERSIISEIPGTTRDYISEEFLLSGIPIRLTDTAGIRETGDSIEKMGIERSEKEFSQADVRVFVIDVSRKTDWGKFAEENRSKLEGAIVAANKFDIKDPSWDRNILLEKKFRGISVCELSCKTKQGIDELIRQISGKLQSLESSEDYVLLEERNRYHFSSITRSLENCLSLMEENAPAEIYIKEIDFALFEIGEVNGRVDTEEILGRIFSKFCVGK, encoded by the coding sequence GTGGCTGATACAATAGCAGCGATATCAACGGCTTCCGGTGCGGGTGCGATAGGCATCCTAAGAGTATCCGGCCCGGAAGCTTTGAGGATCGTATTCTCCCATCTATCCTTTTTGGATACGCAAATCCAAATCTCCTCCATCAAACCTAGATATGCGTATACTTGTCATTTCGTGGACGGGGATCGTAAACTAGACCAAGTCGTTTTTCTTTTCTTTGCAGGTCCGAATTCATTCTCCGGAGAAGATCTCTGCGAGATACATACTCACGGGAATCAAATCCTTCTTCGAGAAGCCTTGGAGTGTTTATTCAAGTCAGGCGCAAGACCTGCCAGGCAGGGCGAGTTTACTAAGAGAGCTTTCTTAAACGGAAAGCTGGACTTAAACGAGGCGGAAGCGATCGGAAGAATCATCGGTGCCAGATCCCGTTTCGAATTGGAGTTGGCCCAAAAGAATGCATTCGGAGAAATTTCCCGTCTTGCTTCCAATCTCAGAAGCCAACTCATTTCACTTAAGGCGGAATGCGAAGCAGAGATCGATTTTTCCACGGAGGACCTCACTTATGAATCCTTCGAGGAAAGAAAGAAGCGAATCCAATCGATTATACAAATTTGTTCCAATCTCTTAAGAAGATCCAGCGAAGCGGAAAATCTTTTGGAGAGAAGTAAGGTAGTTTTATACGGAGAACCGAACACAGGGAAATCCAGCCTGATGAATCTGATCCTGGGGAGGGAAAGATCCATCATATCGGAGATTCCGGGAACTACACGAGATTATATCAGTGAGGAGTTCCTACTCTCCGGAATTCCGATCCGTTTGACCGATACTGCGGGGATCCGGGAGACGGGAGATTCCATCGAGAAGATGGGAATCGAAAGGAGCGAAAAGGAATTTTCCCAAGCGGACGTCCGAGTCTTTGTCATAGATGTTTCTCGAAAAACGGATTGGGGGAAATTCGCCGAGGAGAATCGATCCAAATTGGAAGGAGCTATCGTTGCCGCCAACAAGTTCGATATCAAGGATCCATCCTGGGATCGGAATATTCTTCTCGAAAAAAAATTCCGGGGTATCTCCGTTTGCGAACTCTCCTGCAAAACGAAGCAGGGGATAGACGAACTCATCCGCCAAATTTCCGGAAAACTGCAGAGCTTGGAAAGTTCGGAAGATTATGTCCTTTTGGAAGAAAGGAACCGTTATCATTTTTCCAGCATTACCAGAAGTCTGGAAAATTGCCTCTCTCTCATGGAAGAAAACGCTCCAGCCGAGATCTATATTAAGGAGATCGATTTTGCTCTTTTCGAAATAGGAGAAGTGAACGGTAGAGTGGACACGGAGGAAATTCTGGGTAGAATCTTTAGCAAGTTCTGCGTCGGGAAATAA
- the yidD gene encoding membrane protein insertion efficiency factor YidD, translated as MNQVAIFLIRLYKRWISPALPQSCRFYPSCSEYAVQAYQQYDFFSASYLAAKRILRCNPLFASGEDPLPPNPRRK; from the coding sequence ATGAACCAAGTAGCCATCTTTTTGATTCGGTTATACAAGCGCTGGATTTCTCCTGCGCTTCCTCAATCCTGCAGATTCTATCCAAGCTGTTCCGAATACGCAGTGCAGGCCTATCAGCAATACGATTTTTTTAGCGCTTCCTATCTGGCGGCTAAGCGGATACTTAGATGCAATCCGTTATTCGCTTCCGGAGAGGATCCCTTACCCCCTAACCCAAGAAGGAAATAG